GCGCAGACATTTCGATTCCGTTAGCTCCATTACGGACAGGTCCGCCAGCATAAATGCTGGATGTGTCGCGACACATCTGGCTAAAGTCGCCGCTTTCGTCCTCAGGGAAGTGCCGGATGGAGCTTTTGTCATGGCTGGGCCAGTGGGCATTCGCACCGATGCAGTGGCTGGTGATCGGGCTGGCGATCATCCTGGCCTACATTGTTTTTGGTATCGCCGGGTTTGGCACCGCGTTGGTGGCCGCGCCGATCCTGCTGCTGTACATGCCGCTGTCCAAGATCGTGCCGCTGCTGGTGCTGCTGGATTTTGTCGCGGCGTTCGGCAATCTGTTGCCCTCGCGGAGAGACGTCGCCCGGTCCGAGTTGCTGCGGTTGTTGCCGTGCATGGCGGTGGGGTGCACCCTCGGGGTGATTTTCCTGCTTAACCTCAAGTCCGACCTGTTGCTGTTGTTGATGGGGCTGTTCATCAGCGCCTACGCGATCTACAGCCTGTTGATTAAAACCCGGCCGACGCAGTTGTCGGCGCTGTGGGCGCTGCCGATGGGAACGGTGGGCGGGATGTTCGGTGCGCTGTTCGGCAGTGGCGGCTTTTTATATGCCATCTACCTCAACAGCCGTTTGCCCAAGGAGGCGGCCCGGGCGACGCAGAGCGCGCTGATCAGTTGCAGCACGGTGGTGCGCTTGAGCCTGTTCGTCATTGCCGGGGTGTATGCCGAGCTACCCTTGTTGGTACTGGCGCTGTGTTTGTTGCCGGCCATGGCGCTGGGGCTGTGGGTCGGGCGTCGCTTGACCATGAAAATGTCCCGAGAGGCGTTCGTGCGCCTGGTTATCTGGCTGGTGCTCGCCAGCGGCCTTGCGTTGATTGTGCGCTACCTGAATGCTTGACCTGGCTCGGCCAGGGATTAAGCTGCCGGCCTTCTATCAGACCCGCCAGGGAAACAGCCAGGCCTCGCCATGAACTCGCAAAGCATCATCGTCCCGAAAATTTCTACCCTCCCGGTCCATGAGCCCCGAGCCCGGGCGATCGTGCGCTGGCTAGTGCGCAAGAATATCGTCGAAGAGCAACTGACCACTTGCGGGCGCACCGGCAACCGCATGGCCCACGCCATCGCCCCCGGTGCCCGCCATGTGGTCCTGCATCCCGACGCGCTGCCGTTCGGCGAACCGGTCAACGGCCTGGAGATCATCACCAAGCGCTGCATCTATACGCCGGCCAAGGGTTTTCTTGAGGAGGCAGGTTGTGCCGAGTGTCGCAAGGAGGTCGGCGAAGCGTTGTTCGAAAGCCTGGAAGACTGGATGCCGGGGCGCACCGATAACTTCACTTGCCCTGAGTGCGGGCATGAAGATGACATCAACGGTTTCCTTTTCCTGCAACCCTGCGCTTTCTCAAACCTGGGTTTCATTTTCAATAACTGGCTGGAAGCGGGGTTCAAGCAGGCTTTTCTCGATGAATTCGCCGATTGGCTGGATTTGCCGGTGAGTTGGGTGAAGGTGGAGTTGTAGCCAGAAACACGCAACCTGTGGCGAGGGAGCAAGCTCCCTCGCCAAAGGTTCGGTGTATGACCGGAGCGCATTGATCAGCCCCGTCAATCACCCCGCCAATAATAGACAGAGTTTTACATTGAGCCAGACGGGGTCCATGAGTATAATGGCGCGCTTCCATTTTCCCGCTCGGGAGCCCCCGCGATGCTGCGTATCAGCCAAGAAGCTCTGACCTTCGACGACATTCTCCTAGTGCCCGGATATTCCGAAGTACTGCCCAACGAAGTCAGTCTCAAAACCCGTCTCACCCGTGGCATCGAACTGAATATCCCCCTGGTTTCCGCTGCCATGGACACCGTGACCGAAGCCCGTCTGGCCATTGCCATGGCCCAGGAAGGCGGTATCGGTATCATCCACAAGAACATGACCATCGAACAGCAGGCCGCCGAAGTGCGCAAGGTCAAGCGGTTCGAGGCTGGCGTGGTCAAGGACCCGATCACCATCGAGGCTGACGCCACGGTTCGCGATCTGTTCGAACTAACCCGCATGCACAACATCTCCGGCGTTCCGGTGCTGCACGATGGCGACCTGGTCGGCATCGTCACTTCCCGCGACGTGCGTTTCGAGAATCGCCTGGACGCCACCGTCCGTCAGGTGATGACGCCTAAAGAGCGCCTGGTCACGGTCAAGGAAGGCATCGGCAAGGACGAAGTTCGCGAGTTGCTGCACAAGCACCGCATCGAACGCGTGCTGATCGTCGACGACAAATTCGCCCTCAAGGGCATGATGACCGTCAACGACATCGAAAAAGCCAAGGCCTACCCGCTGGCCAGCAAGGACGACCAGGGTCGTCTGCGCGTCGGCGCTGCGGTCGGCACCGGCAAGGACACCGGTG
This is a stretch of genomic DNA from Pseudomonas marvdashtae. It encodes these proteins:
- a CDS encoding sulfite exporter TauE/SafE family protein, translating into MELLSWLGQWAFAPMQWLVIGLAIILAYIVFGIAGFGTALVAAPILLLYMPLSKIVPLLVLLDFVAAFGNLLPSRRDVARSELLRLLPCMAVGCTLGVIFLLNLKSDLLLLLMGLFISAYAIYSLLIKTRPTQLSALWALPMGTVGGMFGALFGSGGFLYAIYLNSRLPKEAARATQSALISCSTVVRLSLFVIAGVYAELPLLVLALCLLPAMALGLWVGRRLTMKMSREAFVRLVIWLVLASGLALIVRYLNA
- a CDS encoding sugar ABC transporter ATPase translates to MNSQSIIVPKISTLPVHEPRARAIVRWLVRKNIVEEQLTTCGRTGNRMAHAIAPGARHVVLHPDALPFGEPVNGLEIITKRCIYTPAKGFLEEAGCAECRKEVGEALFESLEDWMPGRTDNFTCPECGHEDDINGFLFLQPCAFSNLGFIFNNWLEAGFKQAFLDEFADWLDLPVSWVKVEL